A portion of the Juglans microcarpa x Juglans regia isolate MS1-56 chromosome 1D, Jm3101_v1.0, whole genome shotgun sequence genome contains these proteins:
- the LOC121249573 gene encoding uncharacterized protein LOC121249573 → MENKKQAGASSSSMTLDHLFGPKNPSSASSGLFGSIFPPPSTVLGRDSSRNQGGSGKYGTPDIITQNSKAGESVGSSSREKGSNYQNETVEPCYFSSSIYYGGQENYSPRTRSTESPHMFKDKKDAGDDDDSNGSNPNSASRGNWWQGSLYY, encoded by the exons ATGGAGAACAAGAAGCAAGCAGGTGCCTCGTCGTCATCCATGACTTTAGATCACCTTTTCGGTCCGAAGAACCCTTCTTCAGCCTCGTCTGGATTATTTGGATCCATTTTTCCACCCCCATCAACG GTGCTAGGGAGGGACTCCTCTCGCAACCAAGGTGGCAGTGGCAAATATGGAACTCCAG ATATTATTACTCAGAACAGCAAGGCCGGTGAAAGCGTTGGTTCAAGTTCTAGAGAAAAGGGATCCAATTATCAGAATGAAACAGTGGAACCTTGCTATTTTAGCTCATCGATCTACTATGGCGGTCAAGAAAACTATTCTCCAAGAACCCGCTCCACCGAATCCCCCCATATG TTCAAAGACAAGAAGGATGCAGGGGATGATGATGACTCCAATGGAAGCAATCCAAACAGCGCTTCTAGAGGGAACTGGTGGCAGG gTTCCCTCTATTACTAA
- the LOC121249370 gene encoding uncharacterized protein LOC121249370, translating to MPTSIHISALDGIVNVNSLFTLAVFIGLAWNPTDPNNNLILEPSCNPGPSVAEDLVAFHVYSFSSFLFSSLIALGLKQAIRISKSPAYHPPVEFLAHINRSVLRVGMLVSGIGSVFGCGFLMLALVNVVQIKLGTLACGSTESFAAVVPLVILVPVGLLLYACMVLYAFTR from the coding sequence ATGCCCACCAGCATCCACATCAGCGCCCTAGACGGCATCGTAAACGTGAACTCCCTCTTCACCTTAGCCGTTTTCATCGGCCTGGCCTGGAACCCCACCGACCCCAACAACAACCTTATCTTGGAACCCTCCTGCAACCCTGGCCCTTCGGTCGCCGAGGACCTTGTTGCCTTCCACGTCTACTCCTTCagctcttttctcttctccagTCTCATCGCCCTGGGTCTCAAGCAGGCCATCCGGATCAGCAAGAGCCCCGCCTACCACCCGCCAGTAGAGTTCCTCGCCCACATCAATCGGTCTGTCCTGCGTGTCGGGATGCTGGTGTCGGGTATCGGCTCAGTTTTCGGTTGTGGGTTCTTGATGCTGGCTCTGGTCAACGTGGTCCAGATCAAGCTTGGGACTTTGGCTTGTGGAAGCACAGAAAGCTTCGCGGCTGTGGTCCCGCTCGTGATTTTGGTTCCCGTTGGGCTTCTCCTGTATGCTTGTATGGTTTTGTACGCTTTTACTCGCTAG